One genomic window of Desulfurococcus mucosus DSM 2162 includes the following:
- a CDS encoding RNA repair domain-containing protein → MGRRRGELENWLRRIVFGGRRSDYTVYVRFRTENGEVLKPIPGSLIEDFRGGYIYTRDEVIPLHRVEEIRDSHDTLVYRRSDAGKKHSL, encoded by the coding sequence ATGGGACGTAGAAGAGGGGAGCTGGAGAACTGGCTCCGGAGGATCGTCTTCGGTGGACGTAGAAGCGACTACACGGTGTACGTGAGGTTCCGCACGGAGAACGGGGAGGTGTTGAAGCCTATCCCCGGGAGTCTAATAGAGGACTTCAGGGGAGGATACATATACACGCGTGACGAGGTAATACCACTTCACAGGGTTGAAGAGATCAGGGATTCACATGACACATTGGTTTACAGGAGGAGTGATGCAGGGAAAAAACACAGCCTCTAG
- a CDS encoding polyprenyl synthetase family protein, producing MSQGIDYSELLNYAVRIVEDNLRAVFSRIREEASSISPLTLDAVEIASDYTLRGGKRLRAFLTLVGYWSKEWGSGDPSLITSLMTGIELLQSYLLVHDDVMDRDEIRRGGPTVHSWFRDKCIREFKTGDCTHYGDSQAITVGDFLEATAVEYVSRAGINGEVLSKLLGTYAAGLRKVAYGQYLDVLFSYRSLHEVSERDVLLVHRLKTASYTIELPLHMGAIASGKYNERLLGELSSYAIPAGIAFQLRDDIIGLYGDPRQTGKPVGSDVKERKKTLLVVKAYELGSEEVKRRLSEIYDAPGTDVTLDHVKYVQDVVRETGSLEYSEMLIRRYVDEAAKVLEDSREMSKQAADVLKWLLVKLAYREK from the coding sequence ATGAGTCAAGGAATTGATTACAGTGAGCTACTCAACTACGCTGTGAGAATAGTTGAGGATAATCTGAGAGCCGTTTTCTCCAGGATCAGGGAGGAGGCTTCATCTATCTCGCCTTTAACTCTCGACGCAGTTGAGATTGCATCAGACTATACCCTGAGAGGCGGGAAGAGGCTGAGAGCATTCCTAACATTAGTAGGCTACTGGAGTAAGGAGTGGGGGAGCGGGGATCCATCGCTAATCACCAGCCTGATGACCGGTATCGAGTTGCTTCAAAGCTACCTACTGGTACATGACGACGTAATGGATAGGGATGAGATACGGCGAGGCGGCCCAACAGTGCACTCGTGGTTCAGGGACAAGTGTATAAGGGAGTTCAAGACGGGTGATTGCACCCATTACGGTGACTCCCAGGCTATAACCGTGGGCGACTTCCTCGAGGCCACAGCAGTTGAATACGTGTCGAGAGCAGGGATTAACGGGGAAGTGCTCAGTAAGCTACTGGGGACCTATGCAGCGGGATTGAGGAAGGTGGCGTATGGACAGTACCTAGACGTGCTCTTCTCATATAGGTCGCTACACGAGGTCTCAGAGAGAGACGTCCTCCTCGTACACAGGCTCAAGACCGCTTCCTACACCATCGAGCTACCCCTACACATGGGGGCGATAGCCTCAGGCAAGTATAATGAGAGGCTACTCGGGGAACTATCCTCCTACGCGATCCCAGCTGGAATAGCATTCCAGTTAAGAGACGACATCATAGGCCTCTACGGTGACCCAAGGCAAACAGGTAAGCCCGTTGGTAGCGATGTAAAAGAGAGGAAGAAAACCCTCCTCGTGGTGAAGGCATACGAGTTGGGTAGCGAGGAGGTTAAGAGGAGGCTGAGTGAAATATACGATGCTCCTGGAACAGATGTAACACTCGACCACGTGAAGTACGTGCAGGATGTCGTCCGCGAAACCGGGAGCCTAGAGTATAGTGAGATGCTCATAAGGAGGTATGTTGATGAAGCCGCGAAGGTCCTAGAGGACTCCAGGGAGATGAGTAAGCAGGCGGCAGATGTCTTGAAGTGGCTACTGGTGAAACTAGCCTACAGGGAGAAATAG
- a CDS encoding Glu/Leu/Phe/Val family dehydrogenase — MHEYASLYENDPVYQMAVKQLREAASLLGLPDEVVEVLRHPEKLVQVKITIRRDNGKLETYLGWRSQHNSALGPYKGGVRYGEDVTPGEVVALSMWMTWKTSLAGIPYGGGKGGVRVNPKALSQRELEELSRKFFAGIAKDVGPDVDIPAPDVYTNPQTMAWYFDEYSKIVGYQAWGVVTAKPVELGGLYARVVSTGYGVALTAREAAKKWIGGLEGKTVAVHGFGNVGMYAAKYLAEWGARVVAVSDSSGYIYDPKGLDVEEAIRVKETTGKVTNYKKGDVKVSANHMELLELPVDILVPAATQDVITKENVNKIKAKVISEGANGPTTPEAEKILHEKGVIIVPDILANSGGVTMSWIEWSHNRMGCWLTDEEALSRLDKMMSVNFERVFNDWRKRFSTHPMRTAAYAIAVDRVVKAMKLRGWI, encoded by the coding sequence ATGCATGAATATGCATCACTCTACGAGAACGACCCCGTATACCAGATGGCTGTGAAACAGTTGCGTGAGGCAGCATCACTCCTGGGACTCCCCGACGAAGTCGTTGAAGTGCTCAGGCACCCAGAGAAGCTTGTCCAAGTAAAGATAACCATTAGGAGGGACAATGGCAAGCTAGAGACCTACCTAGGGTGGAGAAGCCAGCACAACAGTGCACTAGGACCCTACAAGGGTGGAGTAAGGTATGGTGAAGACGTAACACCCGGTGAGGTAGTCGCGTTATCCATGTGGATGACCTGGAAGACCTCGCTGGCCGGGATACCATACGGCGGCGGTAAGGGAGGAGTCAGAGTCAACCCCAAGGCTCTCAGCCAGAGGGAGCTAGAGGAGTTGAGCAGGAAGTTCTTCGCCGGCATAGCCAAGGATGTGGGCCCAGACGTAGACATACCTGCCCCCGACGTCTACACCAATCCACAGACCATGGCCTGGTACTTCGACGAGTACAGTAAGATTGTTGGATACCAGGCGTGGGGGGTTGTCACAGCTAAGCCTGTTGAACTCGGAGGTCTCTACGCTAGAGTCGTCTCCACAGGGTATGGTGTAGCCCTCACGGCGAGAGAAGCTGCAAAGAAGTGGATAGGTGGACTAGAGGGTAAGACGGTTGCAGTCCATGGATTCGGAAACGTTGGCATGTACGCCGCTAAATATCTCGCTGAGTGGGGCGCCAGGGTTGTGGCTGTGAGCGATAGCAGCGGATACATATATGATCCCAAAGGACTGGACGTCGAGGAAGCCATCAGGGTTAAGGAGACCACTGGCAAGGTGACAAACTACAAGAAGGGAGATGTAAAGGTTTCAGCAAACCACATGGAGCTACTCGAGCTACCAGTGGACATACTTGTGCCAGCCGCTACACAGGACGTCATAACCAAGGAAAATGTGAACAAGATAAAAGCCAAGGTTATCTCGGAGGGAGCCAACGGTCCAACCACCCCTGAAGCCGAGAAGATACTGCATGAGAAGGGAGTAATCATAGTCCCCGATATACTCGCGAACTCTGGCGGAGTAACAATGAGCTGGATCGAGTGGAGCCACAACAGGATGGGCTGCTGGCTCACAGACGAGGAGGCGTTATCAAGGCTCGACAAGATGATGAGCGTGAACTTTGAGAGAGTCTTCAATGACTGGAGGAAGAGATTCTCCACCCACCCGATGAGGACTGCTGCCTACGCCATCGCAGTAGACCGCGTTGTTAAAGCCATGAAGCTAAGGGGCTGGATCTAG
- a CDS encoding cysteine hydrolase family protein, translated as MRPALLIVDMLKEFVHGRLKSPEATQIIPAISRIASIARSKGIPVIYLADHHYPFDHELSIWGPHAMQGDPESDIIDELKPGPGDIVLYKRSYSGFRETGLDYILRDLGVDTVILTGIHTHICVLHTAIDAFYNRYKIIVVEDAVSAFNKGDHEWALNYMRTVLGSTILSSREVVSLLEGGAVVKNDRL; from the coding sequence TTGCGGCCGGCCCTACTCATAGTAGACATGCTGAAGGAGTTCGTGCACGGCCGGCTAAAGAGCCCCGAGGCTACACAGATAATTCCCGCTATAAGTAGAATAGCGTCTATTGCACGCAGCAAGGGAATCCCAGTCATATATCTGGCAGACCACCACTATCCATTCGACCACGAGCTATCCATATGGGGACCCCACGCCATGCAAGGCGACCCCGAGTCAGATATAATTGACGAGTTGAAACCGGGGCCAGGGGACATAGTCCTGTATAAGAGGTCCTACAGCGGCTTCAGGGAGACTGGATTAGACTACATTCTCAGGGACCTAGGGGTTGACACGGTAATCCTGACGGGTATACACACCCATATATGCGTACTGCATACAGCAATAGACGCCTTTTACAACAGGTACAAGATTATAGTGGTAGAGGACGCGGTGAGCGCATTCAATAAGGGCGACCATGAATGGGCATTGAACTATATGAGGACAGTGCTGGGCTCGACAATACTGAGCTCCAGGGAGGTAGTATCGCTCCTAGAAGGAGGCGCTGTGGTAAAGAATGATCGACTGTAG